The Kitasatospora viridis DNA window CGGTGCGCAGGGTCTGCCGGTCGGCGGCGGCGGAGGTCTGCGGGAGGTCGAAGGCGAGCAACTGGGTGGCCGGCTGCTGGGGCGCCGTCACACCGGCCTGGCGGGGCCCGTGGAAGGGGGCCGCGGCCTCGGCGGGCGGGGCGGCCGGGGTGGGGTGGTGACGGCCCGTCAACTCCTTGCGCGCCAGGTCGTCCGCCGCCGCACCGAGGCCGGCGGCGAGCGCCGCGCCGGCGGCGAGCAGGGCGCCGCGCCGCCCGAATCCGGCGGCCGCGGGGTGGCTCGGATCCTGCGCGTTTTCCGGTTCGGTGGGCATACGGCTATTGGAGACGATAGAACACCTGTCATGCAAATGCTGTCTGCCGAGCGTGTGTTGAGTCGCCATAAGATCCGACCGGTGGGTCCACAAACGGTGGGCGTACTGGTCGCGGCGGTGGCCCTGGCGGCCGCCGGGTGCTCCTCGTCGGGGTCGGCCTCCACGGACGCCAAGCATCCGGCCGGCACGGTGCTGCGGGTGCCGCAGGACTTCCGCACGGTGCAGCAGGCGGTCGACGTCGCCAGGTCGGGCGACACGGTGCTGATCGGCCCGGGCGTGTACAAGGAGAGCGTGCAGGTCGCCAAGCCCGACCTGGTGCTGCGCGGCACCGACCGCAACGCCGTGGTCTTCGACGGCGGCGTGCGGCTGGTCAACGGCATCACCGTGACCGGCGCCGGCTCGGTGGTGGAGAACCTCACCGTGCACGGCTACCTGGCGAACGGCGTGCTGTTCACCGGTGTCACCGACCAGAAGCTCCAGCAGCGCGGGGCCGGCGGCTCGGCCTACAACCCGCTGGACACCACCCGCTTCCCGGCCGTGCAGGGCTTCCGGGCCAGCCGGGTGACCTCGTACGACAACGGGCTCTACGGCATCTACGCGTTCGACGCGCACGGCGGCGTGATCGAGGACTCCTACGCCTCCGGGCAGGCCGACTCGGGCATCTACGTCGGCCAGTGCCGGCCCTGCGACACCCTGGTGCGCGGCAACACCATGGCGGGCAACGCGGTCGGCATCGAGATCACCAACGCCTCCGAGGGCGTCTCGGTGCTGGGCAACCTGGTCACCGGCAACCGGGTCGGGATCACCATCAACTCCAACGACCAGGAGGCGTTGGCCCCGCAGCACGGCGCGGTGCTGGCGGGCAACGTGGTCGCCGACAACAACGCCGCCGACACGCCCGAACAGGCCGACGGCGGCTTCGGGATCGGCATCGGCATCGGGGGCGGCACCGGGGACCGGGTGCAGCGCAACCTGGTGCGGGGCAACACGGCGGCGGGCGTGATCGTCACCGACCCGCCCGGGCAC harbors:
- a CDS encoding right-handed parallel beta-helix repeat-containing protein, whose protein sequence is MGPQTVGVLVAAVALAAAGCSSSGSASTDAKHPAGTVLRVPQDFRTVQQAVDVARSGDTVLIGPGVYKESVQVAKPDLVLRGTDRNAVVFDGGVRLVNGITVTGAGSVVENLTVHGYLANGVLFTGVTDQKLQQRGAGGSAYNPLDTTRFPAVQGFRASRVTSYDNGLYGIYAFDAHGGVIEDSYASGQADSGIYVGQCRPCDTLVRGNTMAGNAVGIEITNASEGVSVLGNLVTGNRVGITINSNDQEALAPQHGAVLAGNVVADNNAADTPEQADGGFGIGIGIGGGTGDRVQRNLVRGNTAAGVIVTDPPGHPASDDQVQGNRVTGNGADLVLAAADPSNCFSGNQPATQSPAGLEGLAGCGAGGRGSLPSGEAAVVQAPPGVPFSQVPAPPAQPSMPDPTVPAAPATGLPGTVDPDAYPLPVDAGAVPAAH